In Rhodopirellula sp. P2, the DNA window CGATCGTGGGCGGCGCGGGCAACGGTTCACCAGCGGCCAACGCTCGCGATTGTTGAAAGATCCACGGGTTGCCGATCGCTCCACGAGCAATCGTGACACCGTCGATCCCCGTTTGACGCATCATTTCCAAGCCATCTTCGGCAGCAAACAGGTCGCCACTGCCGAGCACCTTCAACCGATCCCCCACGTGCTGCTTGACTTCCTTCAGAAACGACCAGCGACTGGGACCAACGTAACGTTGGACCACCGTTCGGCCATGCACAGTCACGCCAGCCAAACCAGCGTCAATCGCTCCATCCAAAATTTCGAAGAACTGTTCGCGTGATTCCGGCGTGTCATCCATGCCACGTCGCATTTTGACCGTCACGGGAATGTGATCCGGCACCACGTCCCGAGTCCGACGCAGAATCTCGATTGCGACGGCGGGTTGTGACAGATGGAATCCACCACGGCAGCGGCCCAGCACCTTTTTGACGGGACACCCGAAGTTCACATCGATGACGTCAAAGCCGGCCTCGACCAACTTCAACGCTCCCGCGGAAAACTGCTCGGGTTCGGCCCCCATCAATTGCCCGCCAACCGGGTGTTCTTCGTCCGCAATGTCCAGGAAGTGCCGCGTCTTTTCGCGTTTGGTCAGCGACAGCAGGAACTGATCCAGCATCACCTCGCAAATCGTGTAGCTGGCACTGTGCCGCCTCGCGATCACCCGCATCGGCAAATCGCTGTACCCGGAAAGCGCCGCTTGCACGACGGGGAAGCCAATTCGCACGTTCCCAAGCGACAGTTCATTCCATTCCAACGGAACGGACGGTTTGGCTGGGGCAGGCGATTCGCTGCAGACGATTGATTCAGGCGATGGGGAATTCATGCCCGCAGTTTAGCCCCCGAAACCAAAATCGACGATGGGAAATCGGTCGCCTTCGCCCGCGACTCTTGCCAGTGGGCAAATGCTCCCGCATCCGCGACAATTGTCACGCTATGCGTTACGTCGAACTTCACTGCCGGAGCAACTTCAGTTTTCTGGACGGGGCGTCTCACCCGGACGAATTGGTGCAACGTGCCGCTGAACTGGGCTACGAAGGGCTGGCGATCACCGACCGAGAATCAATCGCCGGCGTGGTCCGCGGCTTTTCCCCGGCCCAAGAACTGGGACTGCAGTACCTCGTCGGCACGCAAGTCCACCCGACCGACGCACCGCCAATGGTGCTGTGGCCAAGCGACCGAGAGGCGTACGGACGGATGTGCCGGATGCTTTCCAAGGGCCGCATGCGTTGCGAAAAAGGCCGCAGCGAATTGTCGTTTGCTGACATTGCGGAACACGCCCAAGGGATCTTGGCCGGCGTCATCGCCACCGACGAATCAAGATCGATCGAAGACCATCACACGCACGTCAACGATTCCCGGCAATTCCTTCGTGGCCCGTTTCGCGATGTATTCGATGACCGTGGTCACCTGCTGGCGTCGTTTCATCGCGGAGTCGACGATGCGGCCAAAGCCACCTGGCTGCGAGACCTTTCGCTGGCCACCGACGTGCCGCTGCTGGCCTGCGGTGACGTGCGTTACCACACCGCCGAACGCATGGCATTGCATGACTGCGTGGTCGCCATTTCGAAAGGCAAATCGGTTGAACAAATCCAATCCGAACGCCTGGTCAATAGCCAGCACCACCTGCGCTCGCTCGACGAGATCGCCGAACTCTACCGCGATGTCCCTGATGCGGTGGCGCGAACCATGGAAGTGGCCCAGCGCTGCACGTTCACGCTGGACCAATTGAAATACGAATACCCGGTGGAACTCGCACCGCAGGGAATGACGCCGATCGAGCATCTCAAACGCCTGACCTGGGAAGGCGCCCGCGGTCGCTGGCCAGGCGGTGTGCCGGAGAAGATCATCGAAACGCTCCGCCACGAAGTCACCCTGATCGAGGAACTGAACTACGAAGCCTACTTTTTGACGGTCTGGGACCTGGTCCGGTTTGCCCGCTCCCAAAAAATCCTTTGCCAAGGCCGTGGGTCGGCGGCGAACTCCGTCGTGTGTTACTGCCTCGGGATCACGGCGGTGGATCCAACCCACACGGATTTGCTGTTCGAGCGTTTCATCAGCCGTGAACGTGGAGAGGCCCCCGACATCGACGTGGACTTCGAACACCAACGTCGCGAAGAGGTGTTGCAGTACTTGTACGAAAAATATGGTCGCGATCGAGCGGGCATGACCGCCGTCGTCACCTGTTACCGAGCCAAAAGTGCGATTCGCGAAGTCGGCAAGGCTCTGTCCATTTCTCCCGACATCATCGATGCGGTTGCCAAGTTGGCGGGCAGCTATGGACGCAACCCGGAACTGCCCGAACGCTGTCGCGACGCGGGATTGGACCCTGACACACCGCTGGGTCGGCGATTTCTGTACCTGACTGAAACACTGATCGGATTCCCCCGTCACCTGTCCCAACACGTTGGCGGGATGGTGATGACGGCCGGCAGTTTGTGCGAGCTGTGCGTGACCGAAAATGCGGCGATGCCAGGCCGCAGTGTGATTCAGTGGAACAAGGATGACCTCGATGACATTGGCATCCTGAAAGTCGACATCTTGGCACTCGGGATGCTCTCCGCGATCCGGCGCTGCTTTGAACTGGTCAAGGATCATCACGACCGTGAGCTGTCACTGTCGACCATCCCACCGGATGACAAACCGACTTACGACATGATTTGTGCCGCCGACACGATGGGTGTGTTCCAAATCGAAAGCCGGGCTCAGATGAGCATGCTGCCGCGACTCAAACCACGTTGCTACTACGACCTGGTGATCGAAGTCGCGATCGTTCGGCCGGGCCCGATCCAAGGCAACATGGTGCATCCGTTCTTAGCGGCTCGCGAAAATCCGGCGGCGGCCAAGTACCCCAACGACGCCATTCGCAAGGTGCTCGAGAAAACGCTCGGCGTTCCGATCTTTCAAGAACAAGCGATGAAGCTGGCCGTCGTCGCCGCCGGATTCACGCCGGGAGAGGCCGACCAACTCCGCCGAGCCATGGCGGCATGGCGACGCCCCGGTGTGATCGACCGTTTCCGCACCAAGCTGCTCGAAGGAATGAACGCGAATGGGCTCAATGGTGAATTCGCGGAGAACGTGTTCCGGCAAATCCGCGGCTTTGGCGAATACGGGTTCCCTGAATCACACGCGGCTTCATTTGCTTTGCTGGTTTACGCCTCGTGCTATTTGAAACGCCACTATCCCGCCGCGTTTTGTGCGGCGTTGCTGGACAGCCAACCGATGGGGTTCTACGCCCCCGCGCAGCTCATTCGAGACGCTCAGCAACACGGCGTGCAAGTCCTGCCCGTGGACGTCAACGACAGCGACATTCGCACCAAGCTGATTCCTGATCTTAACCGCTCTCAGCCCAAACTCCGGCTGGGCCTGCAAATGATTCGTGGGCTTCCCTCAGCTGTCGCGGACAAGATCCTGAGAGCCCGTGATGCCGGCGGCCCCTTTGAGAACCTGCATGACTTGACCACGCGAGCCAATCTATCTCGATCAAACATCGCCACGCTGGCAGATGCCGATGCGCTCGCCTCAATCGCTCAAGACCGCCGGGCCGCGGTCTGGCAGTCGCTCGCTCAAGATGACTCGGGCGACTCGATGCCGTTGCTGGCGGATTTGGATCCGGATTGCAGCGTCCCAGAAGAATTGATCCCAATGTCACCGGCCGAGGAGGTCAAGAACGACTACGCGACAACGGGCTTGAGTTTGAAGGCCCACCCGGTCTCGTTTTGGCGGGATGACTTGGATGCGCTGCGTTGCAAGCGTGCCTCGGACTTACCAAAACTACGCGACGGCGTGCACGTTCGCGTCGCCGGCCTCGTCTTGATGCGTCAACGACCGGGCACTGCCAAGGGCATCACATTTGTGACGCTGGAAGACGAGACGGGATCCATGAACCTGGTCTTGTTCGCTCAGGTTTGGAAGCGATTTTTCAAGATCGCGCGTTCCAGCGATGCCTGGATCGTCGATGGCAAACTGGAAAACAAACAAGGCATCATCCACGTCATCGTCGGCCGAGTCGAAGACCTCAGTGAAAAGGCCACCGGGCTGCGGGTCCCCCGACGCGACTTTCACTGAGCCGTTTTGGGTCTCGAATCATCGAGCAGGGAAGAACCTTCCCAGTGTCACCTGGCCGACCTCGCCTTCTCCAGGCGTAGCAATTTTCAACCCGTCTCGTCCAATCGTTGCTCGGCCGAGTTCACTATGATGAACGGCTGAACCTTGTGACAACCAAGCTCCCGAGCGGACTCACCTTGCATTTTCAACCACTCCATCAAGAGGCCATCGCCGCTCGCCATCTGCACACCGGCATCCTGCTGGGCAGCTTGCTGCTCAGTGGATTGGTTGGCTGCCGCGAAAAAGAACCGGTTCGCATCGTGCCGAAAATGCAAACCTCGGTCGAAGCCGCCCCTGCCCAGGCACCCGACGCTCGCGAATTGCTTGCGTCAGCCGAGAAAGCGGTGACGCAGGGGAATTGGTCCGATGCCAAGCGATTCTTGAAAGATCTGTTGGTTGCCAAACCCGATCACCCGGCGGGTTTGTTTCTGATGTCCCGCGTGCAAGCCGAAACCGGCCACCTCGACGACGCGATCGAGATGCTTGCCAATATCCCAGACAACGACGCCGAATTTGGAATTGCGGCCTTGGGCCAACGTGGCGAGTTCTTGCGTCAGGTCGGGCGAAATCATGAAGCGATCCAAGTCTGGCAGACGTTGCTGGCCAAACCCAGCGTGGCCAACGATCCGTTTTCCAATCAGATCCGCTCGCAATTGGCGGCTGACCTGCAGCGCGTCGGTCGCCGAATCGAGGCGGGAGAGCAACTTCGAATTCTGGTGAAACAATCGGCAGCCAACGAAGACCAATTGCGGCAACTGCTTTACATCACTCGACCTCCCAAGACACGCGAGGAATTCGCCGCCGAGGTCGAACGTGAACGACTGCGAACGCAAGGTGTGGCCGTCGACTCACCAGATGCGTCGGCCAGCTCCGACCTCAACTCAGCCTGGACGTCGTTGATCGAACGACGCACACGAGAAGCGATCGAAACGTTGCAGGCCGTGATCAAGCACCAACCGAGCATGCAGGCTCAGGCGTTGCTCGCCTACGCCTACGCAGATTTGCAAGCGTTCCCACAAATGCGAGCGACAATTGTCGACGCCAATTCAAACTCTTCGCTGCCGGGCAACCTCCGCGACTTCCCGTCGTTTTGGATGGCGGTGGGTGCCCAAGCTTTGTTTGAGCAATCAACCGACGACGCCATCGGCGCTTTTGCCGAAGCGATGCGATTGGACCCCACGTCCGACCGAGCCCACGAACTGTTGTCAGCGGCGTTGTTGCAGGCCGGCCGAGTCAATGACGCGGAAGCGGTCGACGAGCGTCGTTACCTGTTGGCTGGACCTCGCGAAGCCTACGTGGCGGTCGGTGACGGACAACCCGATGACCTGCGAGCAGGCAGGTTCCTGGTCGAAGACTTGCTCCGTCTGGGCGAAATGGACCAAGCCTGCGAGTGGCGAAAGGCCATCGCCAAACGACATCGCGGTCAGTGGGGAAGCGCCGACGAAATCCAACAGGACTGTGCCCAGTGGAAATCGCTGGCGAAGGAAGAGCGTCTGAAACGTCAGCTCGCTGGCATTTCGATCGAAGGCAATTCCAAACCCGATTTGGCTTGGTTGCGTTCCACCCCGAAAGACATCTCGTCCACTATCAGGTCGCCAACAACGCCAAGCGGACAGCCCTCATTCACGCCGCCGCGTTTGGTTGATGTGGCCGTGTCAGTGGGGTTGCAGGCGGTCTTTCACAATCGCCCGGAACGAGTGCTGAAACTCATGCGTCTGCACGAGTCACTGGGCCCGGGCACCGCAGCATTGGACTACGACCGCGATGGGCAAATTGACTTTTACATCAACCAAGCTTCCGGCGACCCGCCCCAGTCCCCTGGAACTCGCCCCAACCATTTGTTTCGTGGAACGACCAGTGACCATGAGCCACCGGTTTACGTCGATGCGACGGCGCCGGCCGCCGCGGATGACCGTGGTTACGGCGTTGGATTGACGGCAGGTGATTGGAACCAAGATGGCTGGGAAGACCTGGCAATCGCGAATGTGGGCCAGAACCGATTGCTCCTCAACCAAGGCGACGGGACGTTCATCGACGCGACGAATGGAATCGGATGGAACTCCGAACAATTCACCGCGTCGCTGGCGATGGCGGACATGGACGGCAACGGTTCACCGGATTTGATCGAAATCAACTACGCCGATGACCCGCGTGTGTTTGAACCGGTCCAAGTCAACTCACTCGGTCTTCCAACTGACTTGCCCGGTCCCAACCATTTCCGTGCAGCGAACGATCAACTTTGGCTCAGCGACCCCCAAGGCCAAGCTCGGCAGGTGATCCTCCGACGTGACGCCATCGTTGACTTGAATCGCGAGACTCCCGAGCAGAGTTCGCCGAGCACCCCAGACCCGCCCCAGGCTTCTGGCACTCATACTCCGAAGAACCAGCTCCCCAAACTGGGCGATGATGCCTTCCCTGGCCTGGGCTTGATCGCCGGCGAACTGGATGGGCAACCAGGACTGGAGTGCTTTGTCGCCAACGATTCTCGCCCCAATCAGTTCTGGAAAATCAGCCGGAACGGTTCCATCGTGAAGTTGTTGCAATACGCTGAAACGATCGGGCTGGCGACCAGCTCCCAAGGCAAAACAACCGCTTGCATGGGGGTGGGCGCCGCGGACTTCGATCGCAACGGAACGCAAGACATGGTCGTCGCGAATTGGTACGACGAATGGCTGAACCTGTATCAACAAGTTCGTCCGGGGATGTACCGTGACGTCGCCATCGCGTTTGGACTGGATCGATTCAGCGACCATCACGTTGGCTTTGGAATCCAAGGCCTGGACTACGACAATGATGGCTGGGTCGACCTTGTCATCGGCAACGGCCACATCGAGGACCTGACGCATCAACAGCTGCCGCTTCAAATGGAAACCCAGGTTCTGGTCAATTTGGGCGACCACTTTGAACAAGCCGACATGAAGTCGACGCTGGGCGGGTACTGGGACACGCCTCACATCGGGCGTAGCTTGACCCGCTGTGATCACAACCGCGATGGCCGCCTGGATGCGTTGCTGTCAGACCTGCATGATCCGCTGGCTTTGCTTGAGAACCAAACTGAAAGCGACCATCACTGGATTCAGTTTTCATTGGTGGCGACAAGCAGCGAACGATCGGCGATCGGAACTCGCATCGAAGTCCTCGGCACCGAAAAGCCCGCGGTTGCCAGCCTGAATGCCGGTGACGGGTTCGCTTGTCGCAACGAACCCGTCGTGCATCTGGGACTGGCCAACCGCAGCGATCCGGTGGACGTGCAGATCACTTGGCCAAGCGGCGAGGTTCAAACACTCGGCCAACTCTCACTCGACCGCAGGTACCTCGTCGTTGAGAATCAACTTGCCTGGCCGGAGTGACTCCGCCCTCAGTCTTTCAAGCCACTGATCGCGACGACCGAACCGACGGGTTTGTCAAACTCTTCGCCCAATTGCGACACGTACAAACGGTTGTCAGGTCCAAACTCGCATGCGACGGGGCCGTTGAGCGAAACACCCGTCTCTTCGATTGCCGCTTCGCCGGGTTCTCCCAACGTTGCCATTAAGACTCGACCTTCGTTGGTTTGATCGAGCGACCAATTGTTCTCGACCACGGCAAACGTGTCGCCTTCGACGTGAGCCATTCCCATGGGGTTGATGACGCCGGGCAATGTCCATTGACCGCTTGGTTTCTTGGTGGCCAAATCCCAACGGACAATCAAACCATCCGCCTTCCCACCTGCGCCGGAATACAGGACGTACAACGTGTTGTCATCCCCGACGACGGTTTGCATTGGAGAATTGGTTTCGATTCCGTTGTCGTCGGCCGACAACAAAGGCTTCAACTGTTTCGATGCGATGTCGCCAGCCAGCACCCACGACTTTCCATCGAAGCCTTGCCCACAAACGTAAACCGTCGAACCGTCTTGGCTCAAACTCATGCCGGTCAAGTTGCCTTCGCCTTTGTCGGCAGCATCATCCGTGGTGGGTGGCACCGAGTTGGTTTTGGTCCCGGCGTCAGCCTTGCCTTTTTCATCAAAGAACAACAACGTTTCTTCGCCATCGACTTTGCCGGCATCGGTCACGACCAACGTCGAACCCGACCAGATCGCTGACAGTGGCCCGACGGCGTACCACTTCTTGCCCTCGTCATTGGACTTCCAGTGTTCGGTGTCGAATCCAGTGATGTAGTTGACTGGTTGATCCCCCTTCAAAACCACGACCAATCCGCGCGCGTCACAAACCGTCAACTCGCCTGCTGGACTGAAGCTCACACTGGATGGATTGACCAACCCACGCAGCACAGTTTGGACATTGGTTTCTGCCATGGCGGCGGTGGACATCAGCCCAACGCAGGCCAGCGTTGCAGCCAGCCGCCCGGGCAAATTGGCAAAGAAACGAGGGCGGGCAAATCGGGGGTGGGAAAGCATTCCAGAAGCTCATTCAATCGAGGTGGGAAAATCAAGCCGACGACGAAGGCAAATGGCATCAACAGGGCAACCATCCCCAACATCGCCGATCGTCAAAGGACATTGCAACCGAACATGGTTGCCTTATGAAGCCCCCTTCCACTCATTCGCAATCAGGGGCAGGCCAATCTTCGAATTCACTGGGAACATCGGTCTCTGGGAACACCGGACACGGAGGACAAACTCATTGGTGCCCAACACCAGAGACGCCGACATCCGCACTCGCTGAGCAATGGGGGTGCCAGCGAGCAATTCAGACGCCAGCCTTCGCCCCCAAAGGCAACGAACTCAAGTCATTCTTTGCCTGCAAGAATCGCTTTGGCCAGGAGGCCTTCCTGTCGGATGCTTCCCCAAGCCAACGCAACCGAGGCCAACGCGTATCCCCAGATCAGGATGCACACCGGCCGATCGGCATCCCTTGGATTCCAAGCCATCACGTTGATCAACACCACGATCAAAATGGCAAATGCGAGCGATGAAAGTCCAAAGAGCATGGCAATCCGATTGCCGCGACGAAACGCGATGATCGCCAAGACGATTCCCGACAACGTGAAAACGGTTCCCGAAAACATGATCGATTCGATGTCATATTCTGCTCCCGCCACGGACGCAGCGATCAATGCCAGATGCCAAAGCAACCAACTCAGCAACCACTTGGATCGCGGCGGCTTTTCATCCGAAACACAGAGCCCCGGTAAATCAGTTGTTGGTGCGTAAGGATTCAGAACCATTTGATGGGCTCGAACGGGATCACTGAACAGGTGTCTTCCATCACCACAACAAACTACCACAGCCACCTGCTCCCTTGCCCAAACAAACCCCTGACACGCAACGTGAGGCAGTGCGTTGCTATAAAATTGCGATTCGAATTCCCGCCTTCCCTTTCCCGCCTTCCCTTTCCCGCCTTCCCTTTCCCACCGGACCGCCTCGTGAAATTTCTTCGATGGACAAAGCCGCTTGCCTTGGCAGCGTGTTTGACAATGACCGCCTCCGCCCAAAACACCCCACCGGAAGACACCTCCATCCCCGGTGTCGTGCAACAACAATTCATCTACGACGAAGCCCCGTTTCCTTCCTGTCACGCCTCGACCATCTGCCAAACGCCCGACGGATTCGTGGCAGCCTGGTTTGGCGGGGAACGAGAAGGGGCCAAAGATGTTTCGATCTGGGTCAGTGATCACGACGGAATGTCCTGGTCAGCGCCGCGAAAAGTGGCGGATGGTGTTCAAACCGATGGTTCGCGTCAGCCATGTTGGAACCCGGTTCTTTTCCGGGCCCCCTCCGGCGTCACTTGGTTGTTCATCAAGGTCGGTCCCAACCCGAAAGAGTGGTGGGGGGAAGTCTTGTTCAGCGACGACGGCGGCAAGACATTCCGCGATCGCACGCGACTTCCAGAGGGAGTCTTGGGCCCCATTCGGTGCAAACCCGAATTGGTTGATGGCGGCAAAACGTTGCTGTGTGGCAGTTCCACCGAGCACGCTGGATGGCGAGTTCACTTCGAACGCTTGACGCTGACCGGCCAAGCGAATCCGGAAGCTGTCTCGGAACAGCATTGGGACCGCGGCGAAGCCATTCATGACGGCCAAGAATTTGCCGCGATTCAGCCGACCATCCTCCGATTGCCCAACGATCGTCTGCGGACCCTGTGCCGAACCATGCAAAGCGTGATCGTTCAAGCCGACTCGAACGACAACGGGCGGACTTGGACCAAGCCCGTGTCGACGAAGATGCCCAACCCAAACTCAGGCATCGATGTGATCACGGCAAACGATGGCCGGCACTGGCTGATCAGCAACCCACTGCCATCCAAAGAAAACGGCTGGGGCGGACGCAGTCAGCTCACGCTTTCCGTCAGCACCGATGGCGAGGAATATCGCGAGGTCGCGGTCCTGGAAAATGAACCCCGAGGCGAATTCAGCTACCCAGCAATCATCCAAGCAGAAGACGGCAAGTTGCACATCACCTACACCTGGAAACGCCAGAAGATCAAACATGTGATCTTCGATCCAAGTGCGATCTGAAGTAGGCCGGACCGGAGCGGTAGCGGAGTTCCGGCAGGCACAGACATCCTGCCGTCGCTCCCTTCGGTCGGTACGGCCTACGCGCCGAACCCGTCACACCGTGATCGTGGCGCGATCACGCCGTGAGACGGGTTGGGGTTCTTGCTGGCAATGATCGCCTAAGCAGGTACGCAGGTGTCATCGAGTATGTGAGCCGTTTGGCGTTAGCCACGGTTCCCACGCAAAACCGGGGCTAACGCCCAAACGGCTCACAAGATGAAACCCAATCATTCCTGCGTACCTGCTTAATTGCCAAAACCGGCTGGCAATTGCATCCCCGGTGGCAACCCTCCGGGAGGACCAGCGGGAGCCGCGTTGTTCGCCCCTGGCTCAACGAACAATTCGTCGCGGTTGATTCGCAGTTGGCGATAAGTCGCTTCGGGAATGATGTAGTACCAATCGGCGAACCGAGCGTTCAAGTCAGCGACGCGCCGTTTGGCAGCGTTCAGACGATCCTTGCGTTCATCCAACAAACGCGTGTTGGCTTTCAAGATCTTCTCCTGTTCCGCTTCCAAGCGTTCTTGCTTCTCTTCGTCCGTCAGCTCGTTGAACGTCAACTCGTCGCTTTCTTCTTCCGCGGGTGCTTCAACAGCGGGCGCCTCAGTCGCATTGTCGCCCGCCGGCTCCAAAGCCATTTCTTCGTCAGCCGCTGCTTCCTCGGTCGCTGCTTCAGCGGGTGTTGCGTTCTCGGTTTGGGCGTCGGATTCCGCAGACGGCTCGTCGGTGGCATCGTCTTCGTCTTGCGGGTTCGCACCCTGACCTTGACCCGAAGCCTCGCCTTCACCAGTCACTTCGACCTCCTCAGACGCCTCCACTTTCTCAGCCGCTGGCTCCGCTTCCTCCGCCGGTTCGGCGGACGCCTCGTCCGTTTCCGTTTCCGTTTCCGTTGCTTCAGCTTCAGCTTCCTTCATTTCTGCTTCGGCCGCTTCGGGCTGGTCCTCTGCTTCGGCAGCTTCCTCCGCTGATTCTTCTGCAGGAGCGTCCGTTGTTTCCTCTTTCATTTCGGCTTCCGCAGCAGCGGGTTCTTCGCCCTCGACCTCGGCATCTTCTTCCCCAACGCCCAGCATCGCAGCGAGTTCTTCGATGGTCTGAGGAACGGGCTGCAAGTCAGGAGCGGGGAATTGGTCTTCGTTGACGCGCGCGGTGACCAACAGGTAACGATTCACGCCGCCGACGTCCCCGTCCTCTTCGCCTGCGGTGTCATCTGACAAACCTTGGACGTCGCCGAATCGGAGCACGTACTCGATCCCTTCATCCACGGTGACGTTCAACTCACCGTTTGCCGACAAGACCTCAAACTCACCTTCGGCACCTGATCCCACAGGGAAGAAGCCACGGGTGTACAACGACTGAACTGCTTCGTTGTCCGAAATCAAATCCTTGTCTGCGCGAAGGTTGGCACTCATGCCTTCTGGTTTGCGAACGACATCGACGATTTTCAAATCGTCGAGTGCATTTTTCATTTCGTTCAGCTTGGTGGTGTTGAGCTCCTTGTCAGCGGGTTGCTCCACCAGCTTGGGTTCCGCCAGCGGGTTTTCGGAGTTGTATTCCAGCAACTCTTTCATCGCCCACTCAGCACCATCCATCGCGAATTTTGCGGTGTAGTTGCGTTCCAAAGCAACGCTTCGGCCAGAGATCGACGCGGAGTAGTCTTTGACGACCGCTTCTTTGATGTCGATGCTGCTCATCTGCAGCAAGTCATCTTCGATCCAGTCCTGGAACTTGGTCGACAAAACCGAGTCGTCCATTTTGACGACGTACACCGGGTCTTGGCCGGGTTTGCGAACGTAGATTTTGCCCTCTTCGTTCTTGACCGGATTCCCGATGATCAAGGAGGCAAGCGTCTGCTGAGATTCGTCTTTGAAGGTGACCAAGCGTCCCACACCGGTGTCGCCGACCTGCAAGTCTTCCAACTTGGGTTCAACAACGCCGAGTGCCGCATGGTCGCCTTGGTTCTCGGTCTGAACGTCCAGAATGTTCAGCCCCACCAAAGCGTTGGCAGCGTCTCGCATCTGTTCCACCGCATCCGCCGGATAGCCTTTTCGCGAAGGGATCGTCCACTGGCCCGATTCAGCATCGCGGCGAACCTCGAACGTTCCCAATTGGCCCTGTTCCTCGTCGAACGTGACAATCTTCAAGTTCGAGGCGGTCAACGGATCCTTGAACTTTTCAAAGAGCGGTTTCCCAGGCGAGTAAGGCGATTCCGTTTGAGTGGATGTGGGCCACGCCACAAACAATCCCACGGCGAGCATGACAGCCGCGGCAGCCCAAAACGCTCCGGTCTTCTTTCCTTCGTTCACGATTGCAGTCTCTATGAAATTGTTTGAATGGTTGAGAAGTTATTTCAGGCGGCTTTTGCTGATGTTTTCACGTTCACGCAAACGACGTGAGGCGAACACCATGATGCCGACGATCAACGGCGGAATGCAGGGCAGAATCACTGCGGCCGTTTTGACTTGATTCTGAATCGCGGTGACTTCTTGCTCCGCTTCGCGACGAACGTCTTGGATCTTTTGCTCTCGTTCGTTCTGCAATTTTGCCTTCTGAACGTCCAAGATCCGCTGCTGGTTCGCTTGCTTGATTTGGAACGCGGTCAGCTTTTCACGCAAAACAC includes these proteins:
- a CDS encoding sialidase family protein, whose amino-acid sequence is MKFLRWTKPLALAACLTMTASAQNTPPEDTSIPGVVQQQFIYDEAPFPSCHASTICQTPDGFVAAWFGGEREGAKDVSIWVSDHDGMSWSAPRKVADGVQTDGSRQPCWNPVLFRAPSGVTWLFIKVGPNPKEWWGEVLFSDDGGKTFRDRTRLPEGVLGPIRCKPELVDGGKTLLCGSSTEHAGWRVHFERLTLTGQANPEAVSEQHWDRGEAIHDGQEFAAIQPTILRLPNDRLRTLCRTMQSVIVQADSNDNGRTWTKPVSTKMPNPNSGIDVITANDGRHWLISNPLPSKENGWGGRSQLTLSVSTDGEEYREVAVLENEPRGEFSYPAIIQAEDGKLHITYTWKRQKIKHVIFDPSAI
- a CDS encoding DUF4340 domain-containing protein, with the translated sequence MNEGKKTGAFWAAAAVMLAVGLFVAWPTSTQTESPYSPGKPLFEKFKDPLTASNLKIVTFDEEQGQLGTFEVRRDAESGQWTIPSRKGYPADAVEQMRDAANALVGLNILDVQTENQGDHAALGVVEPKLEDLQVGDTGVGRLVTFKDESQQTLASLIIGNPVKNEEGKIYVRKPGQDPVYVVKMDDSVLSTKFQDWIEDDLLQMSSIDIKEAVVKDYSASISGRSVALERNYTAKFAMDGAEWAMKELLEYNSENPLAEPKLVEQPADKELNTTKLNEMKNALDDLKIVDVVRKPEGMSANLRADKDLISDNEAVQSLYTRGFFPVGSGAEGEFEVLSANGELNVTVDEGIEYVLRFGDVQGLSDDTAGEEDGDVGGVNRYLLVTARVNEDQFPAPDLQPVPQTIEELAAMLGVGEEDAEVEGEEPAAAEAEMKEETTDAPAEESAEEAAEAEDQPEAAEAEMKEAEAEATETETETDEASAEPAEEAEPAAEKVEASEEVEVTGEGEASGQGQGANPQDEDDATDEPSAESDAQTENATPAEAATEEAAADEEMALEPAGDNATEAPAVEAPAEEESDELTFNELTDEEKQERLEAEQEKILKANTRLLDERKDRLNAAKRRVADLNARFADWYYIIPEATYRQLRINRDELFVEPGANNAAPAGPPGGLPPGMQLPAGFGN